The following are encoded together in the Pseudoalteromonas shioyasakiensis genome:
- a CDS encoding MarR family winged helix-turn-helix transcriptional regulator has translation MENIKHQAEVPLTVSIGHLTGLASRLFNRLLTSRFKQAGINITAEQWGVILTLKQYGSISQSQICDILYLEKSSVSRSVEVLEKNGWVMRVKSETDSRTKLVNLTEQSLDVVNECTKIAQSVLDDSQNHIDLKGLNESQELLLKVVSNLRALLKS, from the coding sequence TTGGAAAATATTAAACATCAAGCAGAAGTGCCTTTAACAGTCTCTATAGGACATTTAACAGGTTTAGCGAGTCGTTTATTTAATCGGCTTTTAACTTCCCGGTTTAAGCAGGCAGGTATCAATATCACAGCTGAACAATGGGGAGTGATCTTAACTCTAAAGCAATATGGCTCCATATCACAAAGCCAAATCTGTGACATTTTGTATCTTGAAAAATCAAGTGTAAGCCGCTCAGTTGAAGTATTGGAGAAAAATGGCTGGGTTATGCGAGTTAAGTCAGAAACCGATAGCCGTACAAAATTGGTTAATCTGACAGAGCAGTCACTCGATGTTGTGAATGAATGCACAAAAATTGCTCAGAGTGTTTTAGATGATTCTCAAAATCATATTGATCTTAAAGGTTTAAATGAATCGCAAGAGCTATTACTTAAGGTTGTCTCAAATCTTCGAGCTTTGCTCAAATCATAA
- a CDS encoding ABC transporter ATP-binding protein produces MYRLFERMTNPFPKEQPSQPPNSLFAFCRHYTRGMELSLLLMSLSAAALAILEVSLFSYMGQLVDWLGEYTPDTLFVEQQAELTKMAIMLLVVLPIVVFFHSAVLHQALLGNYPMSIRWLAHRYLLRQSVSFYQNEFAGRIATKVMQTSLAVRESVMKLLDVLMYIVVYFGAMVFLVAESDWRLMLPLLVWLVLYAAIQMYFVPKLKKVASSQADARSEMTGRVVDSYTNISTIKLFSYTQREEQYAKDSMDVFLQPVYKQMRLVTSLNFSINTLNYLLVFSIAALSLYLWSISAISVGAIAIAVSLSLRLNGMAQWIMWEISSLFENIGTVADGMKTLSTPIEVDDKENASTLAVNEGSISFENVQFNYGKAANETHRGPVINGLNLDIKPGEKIGLVGRSGAGKSTLVNLLLRFYDVDSGTIRIDGQNIAEVSQESLRKHIAMVTQDTSLLHRSVKDNILYGRPDATEDEMLAAAKQAEAIEFIEDLEDSKGNKGFAAQVGERGVKLSGGQRQRIAIARVLLKDAPILILDEATSALDSEVEAAIQTSLDDLMTGKTVIAIAHRLSTIAQMDRLIVLDEGGVVEQGSHEQLIAQGGIYAALWSHQTGGFIGVE; encoded by the coding sequence ATGTATCGTTTATTTGAGCGGATGACTAATCCGTTTCCTAAAGAGCAACCCTCTCAGCCACCTAATAGCTTATTTGCTTTTTGCCGTCATTATACCCGTGGCATGGAGCTTTCATTGCTGCTAATGTCGTTAAGCGCCGCAGCACTCGCTATTTTAGAAGTATCGCTATTTAGTTACATGGGCCAGCTTGTCGATTGGCTTGGCGAATACACCCCAGATACCTTGTTTGTTGAACAGCAGGCTGAGCTTACAAAAATGGCAATTATGTTGCTGGTGGTGTTGCCTATTGTCGTGTTCTTTCACTCAGCGGTGTTACATCAAGCGCTGCTTGGCAACTATCCTATGTCTATCCGTTGGTTAGCACACCGTTATTTGCTTCGTCAGAGTGTTAGTTTTTATCAAAACGAATTTGCCGGCCGTATTGCGACAAAAGTAATGCAAACCTCATTAGCTGTTCGTGAATCAGTGATGAAATTGCTCGATGTTCTAATGTATATCGTGGTCTACTTTGGCGCTATGGTGTTTTTGGTCGCAGAATCTGACTGGCGTTTAATGTTGCCATTATTAGTTTGGTTAGTTCTTTATGCAGCTATTCAAATGTATTTTGTACCAAAGCTCAAGAAAGTAGCCAGCTCGCAGGCTGATGCGCGCTCAGAAATGACCGGACGTGTAGTTGATAGCTACACTAACATTTCGACTATCAAATTGTTCTCCTACACACAGCGAGAAGAACAATATGCAAAAGATAGCATGGATGTGTTTTTACAACCGGTATATAAGCAAATGCGCTTAGTTACTAGCCTAAACTTCTCTATCAACACACTAAATTACTTATTGGTATTTAGTATTGCTGCCCTCTCTTTGTATCTATGGTCAATTAGCGCCATCAGTGTTGGTGCTATCGCCATTGCGGTGAGTTTATCACTGAGATTAAACGGTATGGCACAGTGGATCATGTGGGAGATAAGTAGCCTATTTGAAAACATTGGTACTGTTGCTGATGGTATGAAAACCCTATCAACACCAATTGAAGTGGATGATAAAGAAAATGCGAGTACCCTTGCAGTTAATGAAGGGTCGATAAGCTTTGAGAATGTGCAATTTAACTATGGTAAAGCTGCCAACGAAACCCATCGCGGCCCTGTTATCAATGGTTTAAATCTAGACATCAAACCGGGTGAAAAAATAGGTTTAGTGGGTCGCTCTGGCGCAGGTAAATCTACCTTAGTGAATTTATTACTGCGTTTTTATGATGTTGACTCGGGCACAATTCGTATTGATGGTCAAAACATCGCTGAGGTAAGCCAAGAAAGCTTACGTAAGCACATTGCGATGGTGACGCAAGATACCTCACTGTTACACCGCTCAGTGAAAGATAACATTCTTTATGGTAGACCCGATGCAACTGAAGATGAAATGCTTGCGGCCGCAAAGCAAGCAGAAGCAATTGAGTTCATCGAAGACCTTGAAGACAGCAAAGGCAATAAAGGCTTTGCCGCACAAGTTGGTGAGCGCGGTGTGAAGCTTTCTGGTGGTCAACGTCAACGTATTGCTATTGCACGAGTCCTTCTAAAAGACGCGCCAATTCTTATATTAGATGAGGCAACCAGTGCTCTTGATTCTGAAGTAGAAGCCGCGATTCAAACTAGCCTAGACGATTTAATGACTGGCAAAACAGTGATTGCCATTGCACACCGTTTATCAACTATTGCGCAAATGGATAGGCTCATTGTGCTTGATGAAGGTGGCGTGGTTGAACAAGGCTCTCATGAGCAATTAATCGCACAAGGTGGCATCTATGCTGCCCTGTGGTCACATCAAACCGGTGGCTTTATCGGCGTTGAGTAG
- a CDS encoding alpha/beta hydrolase — protein MKKLLCTLSLVFSLPLCAYQTDTHIFKGKKTAIEKPVTVTLPDGYQDSKKYNVIYVLHGYSGNHSDWTKLTNIEKLADQYDVIIVNPDGNFGSWYLDSDIDKSSQYETYIADDLLNYIDSKYSTNRSKSGRGITGLSMGGFGALHIAINHPAQFAAVSGMSAGVDVRPFSAEFDLAKVLGSYAENKGKWDSIAIINNLHKIAAGNTAWKKGGDTLSIMLDIGVDDFFIDQNRALHQAMLKMRIRHDYVERPGIHDWHYWNKVIAYQFLFLTSHMAP, from the coding sequence ATGAAAAAGTTGCTTTGTACGCTGTCCCTCGTTTTTAGCTTACCGCTTTGTGCCTACCAAACCGACACCCACATATTTAAGGGCAAAAAAACCGCCATCGAGAAACCTGTAACGGTGACATTACCTGATGGCTATCAGGACTCAAAAAAGTACAATGTTATCTATGTATTACATGGCTACAGTGGAAATCACAGCGATTGGACTAAGCTGACAAACATTGAAAAACTGGCAGACCAATATGATGTCATCATTGTTAACCCAGATGGCAACTTCGGTTCGTGGTATCTCGATTCTGATATCGACAAAAGCTCGCAATACGAAACCTACATCGCAGACGATTTACTAAATTATATCGACTCTAAATATTCGACTAATCGGTCTAAAAGTGGCCGTGGTATAACAGGCTTATCAATGGGGGGCTTTGGTGCCTTGCACATTGCAATAAATCACCCAGCCCAGTTTGCAGCAGTTTCAGGGATGTCTGCAGGTGTCGATGTTAGGCCCTTTAGTGCAGAGTTTGACCTTGCAAAAGTACTTGGCAGTTACGCTGAGAACAAAGGTAAATGGGATAGCATTGCCATTATTAACAATCTTCATAAAATTGCAGCAGGTAATACGGCATGGAAAAAGGGCGGAGATACCTTATCGATTATGCTTGATATTGGTGTTGATGACTTTTTTATTGATCAAAACCGAGCGCTGCATCAAGCGATGTTAAAAATGCGCATTCGCCATGACTATGTTGAACGTCCGGGCATTCATGACTGGCACTATTGGAATAAAGTGATTGCCTATCAATTTTTATTTTTAACCTCACATATGGCGCCATAA
- a CDS encoding MAPEG family protein encodes MPELTFSAYAAVYVFLIMLTIQWIVAAVTKAKQPNAVPGKLDNSLSHDSFVFRSHRTFMNTLENSPLFLGTVFLGFFLNLNSSAFALCIWVYVIARIIHMLLYYGVATEKNPSPRSYFFLIAALANIVMLVLIGLRLI; translated from the coding sequence ATGCCTGAACTTACTTTTTCAGCTTATGCAGCTGTGTATGTTTTTCTAATTATGCTAACTATTCAGTGGATAGTTGCAGCTGTCACTAAAGCCAAACAACCCAATGCGGTGCCTGGTAAACTCGATAATTCATTAAGTCATGACAGCTTTGTGTTTCGTTCGCATCGCACATTTATGAATACCTTAGAAAATAGCCCGTTATTTTTAGGTACCGTATTTCTTGGGTTCTTTTTAAACTTGAACAGCAGCGCATTTGCACTGTGTATATGGGTGTATGTGATTGCAAGGATCATTCATATGCTGCTGTATTATGGTGTGGCTACTGAGAAGAATCCAAGCCCACGCAGCTATTTCTTTTTAATCGCTGCTTTGGCAAATATTGTGATGCTCGTTCTGATTGGTTTACGTTTGATTTAA
- a CDS encoding VanZ family protein: MFQRILVLIAISFFGFIGWVIYLANTGQKSVFFELVAAIPFGDKLGHFCLFGLLTLFINLAFKFKTMNVAGRPIYLAVLIVSTFVILEELSQNFVESRTLDFVDLIADFTGIAVFSAISAWLCKKLYPTKV, translated from the coding sequence ATGTTTCAACGTATCCTTGTGTTAATTGCCATCAGCTTTTTTGGTTTTATTGGTTGGGTTATTTATCTTGCCAATACTGGGCAAAAGTCGGTGTTTTTCGAACTCGTTGCGGCAATTCCTTTCGGTGATAAGTTGGGCCATTTTTGCTTATTTGGACTACTTACGCTTTTCATCAACCTAGCCTTTAAGTTTAAAACAATGAACGTTGCTGGGCGGCCTATTTATTTAGCTGTGTTGATTGTTAGTACATTTGTGATTTTAGAAGAGCTAAGCCAGAATTTTGTCGAATCTCGAACGCTAGACTTTGTCGATTTAATTGCTGACTTTACGGGTATTGCGGTATTTAGCGCTATTTCAGCTTGGCTTTGCAAAAAGTTATATCCAACTAAGGTCTAA
- a CDS encoding SDR family oxidoreductase, translated as MSKRNALITGGARGIGAACAKALAAEGYRVFINYVNSSEVANKLADEITANGGEAFAVKADVRDQLQVEEMINNISQHGGVDALISNANMNFTSKPFLEQTWQEFSQKLNDEMFAAYNTAQLAAKVMKEKQFGRLIFISSTLSEMPAPAFIAHGTAKGALDSFNKYLAQELGPYGITSNIVAPGLVETDATKEAPEEFKEMIRQHTPTQKIAQPEDVANTVRYLASEKSGHITGTYNPVCGGAYIQ; from the coding sequence ATGTCTAAAAGAAATGCATTAATTACAGGTGGTGCGCGCGGTATTGGTGCAGCTTGCGCAAAGGCATTGGCCGCTGAAGGTTACCGAGTATTTATTAATTATGTAAATAGTTCAGAAGTTGCTAACAAGCTTGCTGATGAAATAACTGCAAATGGTGGAGAAGCCTTTGCTGTTAAAGCAGATGTCCGTGATCAGCTTCAAGTTGAAGAAATGATAAATAATATCAGCCAGCACGGCGGAGTTGATGCACTTATCTCAAATGCGAATATGAATTTTACTTCGAAGCCTTTTCTTGAGCAGACTTGGCAGGAATTTTCTCAAAAATTAAATGATGAAATGTTTGCAGCTTACAACACCGCTCAACTTGCAGCTAAAGTAATGAAAGAAAAGCAGTTTGGTCGATTAATATTTATCTCAAGCACGTTATCAGAAATGCCAGCACCTGCTTTTATTGCTCACGGTACTGCAAAAGGCGCGCTTGATAGTTTTAATAAATATTTGGCTCAAGAGCTTGGTCCTTATGGGATCACTTCAAATATCGTTGCGCCTGGTCTTGTAGAAACAGATGCAACAAAAGAAGCGCCAGAAGAGTTCAAAGAAATGATTAGACAACACACTCCGACGCAAAAAATTGCTCAACCGGAAGATGTTGCGAACACAGTGCGCTATTTAGCAAGCGAGAAAAGTGGCCATATTACGGGCACTTACAACCCGGTTTGTGGTGGGGCTTATATTCAATAG
- a CDS encoding M28 family metallopeptidase, whose product MFKRKITTTGALFSSSLLLVSAVHATTPQYKDQQALHDIANAVSKTRIEQDIQTLVDFGTRHTLSETKSDTRGIGAARRWIKSEFEAISKACGNCLEIIEVKDTISGEKRIPNPVEVVNIVAIQRGQVDANRMVMMSGDIDSRVSDVMDYTSDAPGANDNASGVAGVLESARVLSKYKFNGSIVYAALSGEEQGLFGGKILAKYAQEHNWRVHGVLNNDMIGNSTGINGVTDNTTARIFSEGTRVIETKEQAHKRRFTGGEVDSASRNLARYIDTIANRYIENLDTMLVYRLDRFGRGGHHRPFNDVGFAAVRIMETNENYNQQHQDLRTENGITYGDTIDNVDFAYAAKLTSLNAVTMASMAWAPAPPTGVSISGAVKPSTTLAWHKSDDPTVVSYKIYWRYTSEPQWQFSRDVGKVTEATLKNVVIDNYYFGVAAVNKDGIESPVVFPGDVGAFEWPDKSTK is encoded by the coding sequence ATGTTTAAGCGTAAAATAACAACAACGGGTGCTTTGTTTAGCTCATCGCTGTTATTGGTCTCGGCAGTTCATGCCACAACACCTCAATATAAAGATCAACAAGCTTTGCATGATATTGCAAATGCTGTTTCTAAAACACGTATAGAGCAAGACATTCAAACGCTGGTTGATTTTGGCACTCGCCATACTCTCTCTGAGACGAAATCGGATACGCGCGGTATTGGTGCTGCAAGACGTTGGATCAAGTCTGAGTTTGAGGCAATTTCTAAAGCCTGCGGTAACTGCCTAGAAATTATTGAAGTAAAAGACACCATTTCCGGTGAAAAGCGTATTCCAAACCCGGTTGAAGTTGTCAATATTGTGGCTATTCAGCGCGGTCAAGTTGATGCGAATCGTATGGTTATGATGTCGGGTGATATTGATTCGAGAGTGTCTGATGTAATGGACTATACCTCAGATGCGCCAGGGGCTAACGATAATGCATCTGGTGTGGCTGGCGTGCTGGAATCGGCGCGTGTTTTATCAAAGTATAAATTTAATGGCTCAATTGTTTATGCAGCATTATCTGGTGAAGAGCAAGGCTTGTTTGGCGGTAAAATTTTAGCTAAGTATGCACAAGAGCATAACTGGCGTGTTCATGGTGTTTTAAACAACGACATGATCGGTAATTCAACCGGTATTAATGGGGTAACAGATAACACAACTGCACGTATCTTCTCTGAAGGCACTCGCGTTATAGAAACCAAAGAGCAAGCCCATAAACGCCGTTTTACCGGTGGTGAGGTTGACTCTGCAAGTCGAAACCTAGCGCGTTACATAGATACAATTGCAAATCGCTACATTGAAAATCTGGATACTATGTTGGTATATCGACTCGATCGTTTTGGTCGAGGAGGGCATCATCGTCCATTTAACGATGTTGGCTTTGCAGCTGTGCGTATAATGGAAACCAACGAAAACTATAATCAACAGCATCAAGACTTGCGTACTGAAAATGGTATTACCTACGGTGACACCATTGACAATGTAGATTTTGCCTATGCGGCGAAGTTAACCTCACTTAATGCAGTGACGATGGCTTCAATGGCGTGGGCTCCTGCGCCACCAACAGGTGTTAGTATTTCAGGTGCTGTAAAGCCAAGTACAACATTAGCGTGGCATAAAAGCGATGATCCAACGGTGGTCAGTTATAAAATCTATTGGCGTTATACCAGTGAGCCACAATGGCAATTTAGCCGCGATGTTGGCAAAGTAACCGAAGCTACACTGAAAAACGTTGTTATCGATAACTACTATTTTGGTGTTGCCGCTGTAAACAAAGACGGTATTGAATCACCGGTTGTATTTCCTGGTGATGTTGGCGCGTTTGAATGGCCAGACAAATCAACTAAATAG
- a CDS encoding sensor domain-containing diguanylate cyclase: protein MNKDTSDYLSDIIELLLDAVCVVDAKGTLLFTNPAFETIFGYAPEEAINRNMLDFVYPEDRAKTINAINQIVVNNQHPRFENRWVRKDGRVVHVLWSVYWSKEKQVRVAIAYDITEQKNLEQKLIYMAGHDPLTDLPNRSFLTTQLEESLSIANTISTVIAVLFIDIDGFKQVNDIHGHGAGDKLLKTIAMRIRHILKKEDSVGRLGGDEFVVILNSIKHKQDVIEIVDELIAEICQPLIYNDAELIYSPSIGAVLFPEHYGDAEFLIQCADKAMYKAKYEGGNRMMFYNDGIKLPGAKNTG from the coding sequence ATGAACAAAGATACCTCGGATTATTTGTCAGACATTATTGAGCTTCTACTCGATGCAGTATGCGTAGTTGATGCCAAAGGCACGTTACTTTTTACTAATCCAGCCTTTGAAACAATTTTCGGATACGCGCCAGAAGAAGCCATCAATAGAAACATGCTCGACTTTGTCTATCCAGAAGACAGAGCCAAAACCATCAATGCCATTAATCAAATAGTGGTTAATAATCAGCACCCACGATTTGAAAACCGTTGGGTTAGAAAAGATGGCAGAGTAGTGCATGTTTTGTGGTCGGTTTATTGGTCAAAAGAAAAGCAAGTTAGAGTGGCTATTGCTTATGACATTACAGAGCAAAAAAACCTCGAACAAAAACTGATTTATATGGCAGGGCATGACCCTTTAACTGATCTCCCCAACCGCAGTTTCTTAACCACCCAGCTTGAAGAATCATTGTCGATTGCGAACACCATTTCAACCGTGATTGCAGTACTGTTTATCGATATTGATGGCTTTAAGCAAGTTAATGATATTCATGGCCATGGCGCTGGCGACAAACTCTTAAAAACCATTGCCATGCGTATTCGTCATATATTAAAAAAAGAAGACAGTGTAGGGCGCTTAGGGGGCGATGAATTTGTGGTGATCCTCAATAGCATTAAACACAAACAAGACGTCATCGAAATCGTTGATGAATTGATAGCTGAGATTTGCCAACCCTTAATTTATAACGATGCAGAGCTTATTTACTCGCCAAGTATTGGTGCCGTATTGTTCCCCGAGCATTATGGTGACGCAGAATTTCTCATTCAGTGTGCCGATAAAGCCATGTACAAAGCAAAGTATGAAGGGGGTAATCGTATGATGTTTTATAATGACGGAATAAAGTTACCCGGCGCTAAAAATACAGGGTAA